In Acidimicrobiales bacterium, one genomic interval encodes:
- a CDS encoding TlpA disulfide reductase family protein has translation MTGRRRAALVAAGALAVVVLALLALRPAGDDPAPAGAAPAFETVDLEGRTVRLSDHRGEPVLVNFWASWCVPCRKEFPLLKAVHGRGATLLGVVFEDTADAARDFMRDQGATWPALEDPGGRIAESYDVGFRPGLPVTVAVDRAGVLVERHVGELRREDVDRLVRAASGG, from the coding sequence GTGACCGGGCGCCGGCGGGCGGCCCTCGTCGCCGCCGGGGCGCTCGCGGTGGTGGTGCTGGCGCTGCTCGCCCTGCGCCCGGCGGGCGACGACCCGGCGCCGGCCGGCGCCGCGCCGGCGTTCGAGACGGTCGACCTGGAGGGGCGGACCGTCCGCCTGTCCGACCACCGGGGCGAGCCCGTCCTCGTCAACTTCTGGGCGTCGTGGTGCGTCCCGTGCCGCAAGGAGTTCCCCCTGCTCAAGGCGGTGCACGGCAGGGGGGCGACCCTCCTCGGGGTGGTCTTCGAGGACACGGCCGACGCGGCGCGGGACTTCATGCGCGACCAGGGGGCGACGTGGCCCGCCCTCGAGGACCCGGGCGGGCGCATCGCCGAGTCGTACGACGTCGGGTTCCGGCCCGGCCTGCCGGTGACCGTGGCGGTCGACCGCGCCGGCGTGCTGGTGGAGCGCCACGTCGGCGAGCTGCGGCGCGAGGACGTGGACCGGCTGGTGCGAGCGGCGTCGGGCGGGTAG
- a CDS encoding cytochrome c oxidase assembly protein has translation MLAHAGLSGWEWHAHADVWALVAGLGTLYWLALTRLGPRHVGPGRPVASRRQVTQFCLGLGALWLHADWPIHDIGEHYLFSVHMFQHIGFTLVAAPLLILGLPSWLLRWMARGAAVRFLMTRLARPLPAAVTFNVVTVLTHWPVVVEASVRNHPLHFLVHVVIFTSALLMWFPVLNSLPEFPRLSPGARMVYVFLQSVIPTIPASFLTFGEGLLYPFYGEAPRPFAMSALEDQRLAGAMMKIYAGLLLWSVIVVIFFRWYARDQREAGDGVLTWADVERELARTEPAPVEPAPPAPGP, from the coding sequence ATGCTGGCCCATGCCGGGCTCTCGGGGTGGGAGTGGCACGCCCACGCCGACGTGTGGGCTCTGGTGGCCGGGCTGGGCACGCTGTACTGGCTGGCGCTCACCCGCCTCGGGCCCAGGCACGTCGGGCCGGGCCGGCCGGTCGCCTCCCGCCGCCAGGTCACCCAGTTCTGCCTCGGCCTCGGCGCCCTGTGGCTCCACGCCGACTGGCCGATCCACGACATCGGCGAGCACTACCTGTTCAGCGTGCACATGTTCCAGCACATCGGCTTCACCCTGGTGGCGGCGCCGCTGCTGATCCTCGGCCTCCCGTCGTGGCTGCTGCGGTGGATGGCCCGTGGCGCCGCCGTGCGCTTCTTGATGACCAGGCTGGCCCGGCCGCTGCCGGCGGCGGTGACCTTCAACGTGGTGACGGTCCTCACCCACTGGCCGGTGGTCGTCGAGGCGTCCGTGCGCAACCACCCCCTGCACTTCCTCGTGCACGTGGTGATCTTCACCAGCGCACTGCTCATGTGGTTCCCGGTGCTCAACTCGCTCCCCGAGTTCCCCCGGCTCTCGCCCGGGGCACGGATGGTCTACGTCTTCCTCCAGTCGGTCATCCCCACCATCCCGGCGTCCTTCCTCACCTTCGGCGAGGGCCTGCTCTACCCGTTCTACGGCGAGGCGCCCCGGCCGTTCGCCATGTCCGCCCTCGAGGACCAGCGCCTGGCCGGCGCCATGATGAAGATCTACGCCGGGCTGCTGCTGTGGTCGGTGATCGTCGTGATCTTCTTCCGCTGGTACGCGCGGGACCAGAGGGAGGCGGGTGACGGCGTGCTCACGTGGGCCGACGTCGAGCGCGAGCTGGCCCGCACCGAGCCGGCCCCGGTCGAGCCGGCACCTCCCGCCCCGGGCCCGTGA
- a CDS encoding DUF427 domain-containing protein, whose translation MLPRPEPLPAGPGQESVWDYPRPPRVEPFSRQVEVIFAGETIAVTLAALRVLETSHPPVYYLPPDSVFPGAVVPNGRTSWCEFKGTASYLDARWKGRTSADAAWTYLDPSPGYEALAGYVAFYPARVDVCLVELQPVEPQPGRFYGGWVTPDVVGPFKGAPGSEGW comes from the coding sequence GTGCTGCCCCGTCCCGAGCCCCTGCCCGCCGGCCCCGGCCAGGAGTCGGTGTGGGACTACCCGCGCCCGCCCCGGGTCGAGCCGTTCTCCCGCCAGGTCGAGGTGATCTTCGCCGGGGAGACCATCGCGGTGACGCTGGCCGCCCTGCGCGTGCTGGAGACGAGCCACCCGCCCGTGTACTACCTGCCGCCCGATTCCGTGTTCCCGGGGGCCGTCGTCCCCAACGGCCGGACGAGCTGGTGCGAGTTCAAGGGCACGGCGTCGTACCTCGACGCCCGCTGGAAGGGCCGGACGTCGGCCGATGCGGCCTGGACGTACCTCGACCCGTCGCCCGGCTACGAGGCGCTGGCCGGGTACGTGGCGTTCTACCCGGCCCGGGTCGACGTCTGCCTCGTCGAGCTCCAGCCGGTGGAGCCCCAGCCGGGCCGGTTCTACGGCGGCTGGGTGACCCCCGACGTGGTGGGGCCGTTCAAGGGCGCGCCGGGCTCCGAGGGCTGGTGA
- a CDS encoding metal ABC transporter substrate-binding protein, with translation MPGTIRRRRLRRISTTAAVVCLAALVACGGDGTAAGGAGAGGRLKIATSVAPITSIVANVAGDRADVTGIVPEGADSHTFEPKPSAAELLATADVVFLNGLSLEEPLRRLAESSVREGAEVVELGTRVLPEEDYIFDFSFPAEEGRPNPHLWTDPRYGAEYAALVGDTLAGRDPANADYYRRNVAAFTAAVDRLDEAMREAFATVAPERRRLLTYHDAYAHFARTYGWEVIGAIQVSDFEDPSPREVARLIDQVRSSGVPAVFGSEVFPSTVLEQIGKETGVAYVDTLRDDDLPGEPGDPGHSWLGLLRFDYVTVTRALGGDPAPLEALDVSDVAPDRATYPQ, from the coding sequence GTGCCGGGAACGATTCGTCGCCGACGCCTGCGGCGGATTTCCACCACCGCAGCCGTGGTCTGCCTGGCCGCCCTCGTCGCGTGCGGAGGCGACGGGACGGCCGCCGGCGGGGCCGGAGCGGGCGGGCGCCTGAAGATCGCGACCTCGGTGGCCCCGATCACCAGCATCGTGGCCAACGTCGCCGGCGACCGCGCCGACGTCACCGGCATCGTGCCGGAGGGCGCCGACTCGCACACGTTCGAACCGAAGCCCAGCGCGGCCGAGCTCCTGGCGACCGCCGACGTGGTGTTCCTCAACGGCCTGTCCCTCGAGGAGCCCCTGCGCCGGTTGGCCGAGTCGTCGGTGCGCGAAGGCGCCGAGGTGGTCGAGCTGGGCACGCGGGTGCTCCCCGAGGAGGACTACATCTTCGACTTCTCGTTCCCCGCCGAGGAGGGCCGGCCCAACCCCCACCTGTGGACCGATCCCCGGTACGGGGCGGAGTACGCGGCCCTCGTGGGGGACACCCTGGCCGGCCGCGACCCGGCCAACGCCGACTACTACCGGCGCAACGTGGCCGCCTTCACGGCCGCCGTCGACCGCCTCGACGAGGCCATGCGGGAGGCATTCGCCACCGTGGCGCCCGAACGGCGCAGACTGCTGACCTACCACGACGCCTACGCCCATTTCGCCCGGACCTACGGGTGGGAGGTGATCGGTGCCATCCAGGTCTCGGACTTCGAGGACCCCTCGCCGAGGGAGGTGGCGCGGTTGATCGACCAGGTCCGGTCCTCGGGCGTGCCCGCCGTCTTCGGGAGCGAGGTGTTCCCCAGCACCGTCCTCGAGCAGATCGGGAAGGAGACGGGCGTCGCCTACGTCGACACCCTGCGCGACGACGACCTGCCCGGCGAGCCGGGCGATCCCGGCCACTCGTGGCTGGGGCTGCTGCGCTTCGACTACGTGACCGTCACCCGGGCCCTCGGCGGCGACCCCGCCCCGCTGGAGGCCCTCGACGTCTCCGACGTCGCTCCCGACCGGGCGACCTACCCTCAATGA
- a CDS encoding cytochrome C oxidase subunit IV family protein, with amino-acid sequence MSTGAAQADHEVEPAGDHDDHAGHPDEAKYIKIALILAAVTAVEVALFYWSFSNEAANNAVLLVLAAVKFVIVAAYFMHLKFDNKLLRRLFITGFVLAAFCYIAYLLTLGVFL; translated from the coding sequence ATGAGCACCGGTGCGGCGCAGGCCGACCACGAGGTGGAGCCGGCGGGCGACCACGACGACCACGCCGGGCACCCCGACGAGGCGAAGTACATCAAGATCGCCCTGATCCTCGCCGCCGTCACCGCCGTCGAGGTCGCCCTCTTCTACTGGAGCTTCTCCAACGAGGCGGCGAACAACGCCGTCCTGCTCGTGCTGGCGGCCGTCAAGTTCGTCATCGTGGCCGCCTACTTCATGCACCTCAAGTTCGACAACAAGCTCCTGCGCCGCCTGTTCATCACCGGGTTCGTCCTGGCGGCGTTCTGCTACATCGCCTACCTGCTGACCCTCGGGGTCTTCCTCTGA
- a CDS encoding Fur family transcriptional regulator: protein MEDRLGALLHVLRANGVRITVPRRAIVESLVANGPHVTAEELAALVRARHPEVHESTVYRTLDRLSTLGVVDHVHLGHGRAVYHVPGDAHQHLHCDACGAVVEAPDELFAGLVAAVDERYGFELDLDHFALGGRCRTCREAGVPAGTGHRRRSGRRSAHQPSEPGAPLNGPTTSGVTQPP, encoded by the coding sequence GTGGAGGATCGGCTGGGCGCCCTGTTGCACGTCCTGCGCGCCAACGGCGTCCGCATCACCGTGCCGCGCCGGGCCATCGTGGAGTCGCTGGTGGCCAACGGGCCCCACGTGACCGCCGAGGAGCTGGCCGCCCTCGTACGGGCGAGGCACCCCGAGGTCCACGAGTCGACCGTGTACCGGACGCTCGACCGGCTGAGCACGCTCGGCGTCGTCGACCATGTCCACCTCGGCCACGGCCGGGCCGTGTACCACGTCCCCGGCGACGCCCACCAGCACCTCCACTGCGACGCCTGCGGCGCCGTCGTCGAGGCGCCCGACGAGCTGTTCGCCGGGCTGGTCGCCGCCGTCGACGAGCGCTACGGCTTCGAGCTCGACCTCGACCACTTCGCCCTGGGCGGCCGCTGCCGCACCTGCCGGGAGGCGGGAGTCCCGGCCGGTACCGGGCATCGCCGGCGGTCAGGCCGGCGGTCGGCTCACCAGCCCTCGGAGCCCGGCGCGCCCTTGAACGGCCCCACCACGTCGGGGGTCACCCAGCCGCCGTAG